Proteins encoded within one genomic window of Chrysemys picta bellii isolate R12L10 chromosome 6, ASM1138683v2, whole genome shotgun sequence:
- the PMAIP1 gene encoding phorbol-12-myristate-13-acetate-induced protein 1 — MMPGKTLRKGAQQSPAPAAQEAVMQCSSQLRKIGDICNLQQKILNVITKLFCPGT, encoded by the exons ATGATGCCGGGAAAGACCCTGCGCAAGGGTGCGCAGCAGAGCCCCGCTCCCGCAG CACAGGAAGCTGTGATGCAGTGCTCTTCGCAACTACGCAAAATAGGAGATATATGCAACCTGCAGCAGAAGATTCTTAATGTTATTACAAAACTGTTCTGCCCAGGAACGTGA